AGCAGGTAGACCAGCAGGCCGGGAAACGCGGCGGACACGACGGAGACCACGACGAAGATCGCGCGCACGACGGTCGGGTTCCAGCCGAAGCGCCGGGCGACGCCGCCAAGCACGCCCGCCACCACGCGGTCCTCCCGGACGCGACTGAGCGTGGGCCTGGGCGCCGGCGAACTCATGCGCGCTCCGCCAGCCAGTCGTGGATCGCCGCGGGCACCTGGGTCTGCGCGCGGCCCGAGACATAGATGCCGATATGACCGCCGCGGAACGAGAGCTCCGAATAATCCTGCGTTCCGACCAGACCACGCATCGCACG
The genomic region above belongs to Luteimonas chenhongjianii and contains:
- a CDS encoding PspC domain-containing protein, whose product is MSSPAPRPTLSRVREDRVVAGVLGGVARRFGWNPTVVRAIFVVVSVVSAAFPGLLVYLLLWMLMPEGEE